GAAGCAGAAGGGTTTGAAGTTGATCAGGCAGATAACGGACGCTCCGGCGTCCAATTAGCTCAAACTCGATCACCCGACTTAGTTATTTGTGATGTCATGATGCCTGAACTAGATGGACACAGCGTATTATCTGAGCTGCGCCAAGATCCAACGACAGCCCTAGCCTCGTTCATTTTTCTAACAGCAAAGGCGACAGCCGCCGATATGCGCCAAGGGATGAATCTGGGAGCTGATGACTATCTGAGTAAACCATTTTTGCGAACGGAACTTCTAGAGGCGATCGCTACACGCCTGAGCAAACGGCAGTCGATTCTGAAGCTGCAACAGCAGATTGAAAAACTAGAGCAATCTAACTACCTCAAAGACGAGTTTATGAGTACGGCGTCGGAAGAACTGCGGGGGCCGCTTACTAATATTTCAATGGCTGTAGAAATGCTGCGTAAGTCTCCCAATGTGCAGAAAATGCAGCGCTATATTGAACTGATGCGCTCAGAGTGTACTCGTGAATTAAGGCTGATTAATAATCTCTTTGATCTCCAGCGCTTGGAAACTGGGGCTCGGTCTCTCCGTCCAGAGATGATCAATCTGCAGCAGCGTCTGCCCACGATGATTGAACCCTATCGCCAGCAGGCACAAACTGAGCGCCAACTTCTCCAGGTCACTTTGCCACCCTACATTTCGTCTATGGTGACAGATATCACGGATTTAGAGCAAATCTTGGGTGAACTGCTCGATAACGCCTGTCGGTATACATCTCCCCGTGGCAAGATTGTCCTAGAGGTGTCGCGATCGCCCATGCCGGTCGGTTTGGGAGAGCCTCCCTGCTTTATGACGACGTTTATGGTCAGCAACCAAGCGGAGCTTGCGCCAGAGGATGTAGCTTACTTGACATCTATTTTTCAGTCCGCAGAATCGGCTACGAGTAACCGTCGAGGCTTAGGGTTGAAGCTAACGCATAAGCTGGTGAAGCGTCTCAAGGGAGATCTGCAAGTTACGAGCGATGCGGGCTGGACATTTTTTGTAGTGCAACTGCCCAATTATGCCGCTCTTGATTGAGCGTGAGTTCGACGGAGAGCTATTTGTGCAAGCAAGTCTTGGCTGATCGAGGTTGATCTCAAGACTCATCATCGTTCATGAGGATGGCTTCAAGTTCTGCAATCAGCTTTTCAACTTGCTTTCGCTTACTATCGTTTTGCCACGCCTTTTTACGGCGCAACTGGCGACTGAGGTCAGCACAGCGTTGATCCAAGGATGGAGCATAGACCGGTTCGGGAAGGGTGCTCTCCTGGGGGACGTCTGCAAGTGATTCGATACGGGACTGGATGTCTCGTAGGGATAGATCCCCTCGAATAGCGTCTTTGAGTAGGTTCTGCTGCCGCTTGGTTTCCTTCAATTTAGCGATCGCCCTGGCTTTGGTGTAGGCAATCTGTCCTGACCGTAGGGCTTCTAAAAGGTGAGGTGGCAAGTTGAGAAGTGGCAAGCGATGGGTCGCAAACGATGTCCAGGAGAGGGTTCCAATGCTTTGAAAGATAGCCTGAATTTGTTCGAGAACATATTCATCGGCTGTTCCGACAACGTTGTCGGAAGATTTGGCAAGGCGATGTAAGAGGGATGGGATATCTTTGACCGGTTGATTGAGCCGCAATGACAGCAACATAATCAAGCTTTCGGTCTCTTCTACCACATTCAAGTCTTCCCGCTGTAGGTTCTCGACAAGTGCCAACTGCAGGGCTTCTTCGCGGGTCAGGGCTCGCACAACGACAGGAACCTCGTGGAGACCAGCAGCTTGGGCCGCTCGGTAGCGCCGTTCTCCAGCAACCAATTCGTATAAGTTGTCGTCAATGGGACGAACAATTAAGGGCTCCAGGATCCCGTGGGTTTTCACCGACTCGGTGAGTTCCTGCATTTTCTGCGGGTTGAAATGCTTACGAGGTTGATCTTCACTGGTGAGGAGCTGCCCTAGGGCGATGATATGG
The nucleotide sequence above comes from Candidatus Obscuribacterales bacterium. Encoded proteins:
- a CDS encoding response regulator, with the protein product MVRILVIEDEEILRSNIVDILEAEGFEVDQADNGRSGVQLAQTRSPDLVICDVMMPELDGHSVLSELRQDPTTALASFIFLTAKATAADMRQGMNLGADDYLSKPFLRTELLEAIATRLSKRQSILKLQQQIEKLEQSNYLKDEFMSTASEELRGPLTNISMAVEMLRKSPNVQKMQRYIELMRSECTRELRLINNLFDLQRLETGARSLRPEMINLQQRLPTMIEPYRQQAQTERQLLQVTLPPYISSMVTDITDLEQILGELLDNACRYTSPRGKIVLEVSRSPMPVGLGEPPCFMTTFMVSNQAELAPEDVAYLTSIFQSAESATSNRRGLGLKLTHKLVKRLKGDLQVTSDAGWTFFVVQLPNYAALD
- a CDS encoding ParB/RepB/Spo0J family partition protein, with amino-acid sequence MIDPSLSIDTSLPDTSLEGDRHIIALGQLLTSEDQPRKHFNPQKMQELTESVKTHGILEPLIVRPIDDNLYELVAGERRYRAAQAAGLHEVPVVVRALTREEALQLALVENLQREDLNVVEETESLIMLLSLRLNQPVKDIPSLLHRLAKSSDNVVGTADEYVLEQIQAIFQSIGTLSWTSFATHRLPLLNLPPHLLEALRSGQIAYTKARAIAKLKETKRQQNLLKDAIRGDLSLRDIQSRIESLADVPQESTLPEPVYAPSLDQRCADLSRQLRRKKAWQNDSKRKQVEKLIAELEAILMNDDES